From Salinirubrum litoreum, one genomic window encodes:
- a CDS encoding M28 family metallopeptidase: MTHRIANESALSELERRVVEAVDDEEPWALLERFADLERVSGSDDEVVAAEYIVDRLEAFGVEYDRYDPELYISQPHAASVSGVDRDFEASFVKTVSFAADATVTGPVEYVGSAGPSFLDDPDPDETQSEPYADVGDLAGTVALTAAGSLSIRATRTLEDKGAEAVVAIHQHEREPHNGIATPIWGGVPELGEQHLIPDIPIVHVTKPDGAQLREWAESDDGVTVEVSTDLTTDWFACPLVVAEIEPPDADTDEFVLLHAHYDSWDVGITDNATGDAGLLELARVLDGHADELRRGLRIAWWPGHSTGRYAGSTWYADTFGLDLARNCVAHVNMDSPGTKDATEYTDMSCWTPEAHDLVTDAIDDVTGAPAQERFPFRAGDYSFDNLGITGFFMLSSNIPAAVRDQRGYHTVGGCGGNSDAWHLSTDTLDKAGREELVRDICVYAVSLLRVLTADVLPFDHARNAAKIHSTVRRYDDAAGEHVDFSPTLQALDRLGTKIDEFETAVSAGDVPPTVANRTITDLSRVLTRLNLVRAGRFEQDPAVSRQPVPRYAPAEQFDTGALDADERRFLTRQLQREQNSVVYELERALESLPTA, translated from the coding sequence ATGACTCACCGGATTGCCAACGAGTCCGCACTGTCGGAACTGGAACGGCGTGTCGTCGAGGCGGTCGACGACGAGGAGCCGTGGGCGCTCTTAGAGCGGTTCGCCGACCTCGAGCGCGTCTCCGGAAGCGACGACGAGGTGGTCGCCGCCGAGTACATCGTCGACCGGTTGGAGGCATTCGGCGTCGAGTACGACCGATACGATCCCGAACTGTACATCAGCCAGCCACACGCCGCGTCGGTCAGCGGCGTGGACCGCGACTTCGAGGCGAGTTTCGTCAAGACCGTCTCGTTCGCGGCCGACGCGACCGTCACCGGACCGGTGGAGTACGTCGGCTCGGCCGGCCCGAGTTTCCTCGACGATCCCGATCCCGACGAGACGCAGTCGGAACCGTACGCCGACGTCGGTGACCTCGCCGGCACGGTCGCGCTGACGGCGGCCGGGAGCCTGTCGATCCGGGCGACCCGGACGCTCGAAGACAAAGGTGCCGAGGCAGTCGTCGCCATCCACCAGCACGAACGGGAACCGCACAACGGCATCGCGACCCCGATCTGGGGCGGGGTCCCGGAACTCGGCGAACAGCACCTCATCCCGGACATCCCCATCGTCCACGTCACAAAGCCGGACGGGGCCCAGTTGCGCGAGTGGGCCGAGTCGGACGACGGGGTGACGGTCGAGGTCTCGACGGACCTGACGACCGACTGGTTCGCGTGTCCGCTGGTCGTCGCCGAGATCGAACCGCCGGACGCAGACACCGACGAGTTCGTTCTCCTCCACGCCCACTACGACTCCTGGGACGTGGGGATCACCGACAACGCGACCGGAGACGCAGGGCTGCTCGAACTGGCGCGGGTACTCGACGGCCACGCCGACGAGTTACGGCGGGGGCTCCGGATCGCCTGGTGGCCCGGTCACTCGACGGGCCGGTACGCGGGCTCGACGTGGTACGCCGACACGTTCGGGCTCGATCTGGCCCGCAACTGTGTGGCTCACGTGAACATGGACAGTCCGGGAACGAAGGACGCGACGGAGTACACGGACATGTCCTGCTGGACGCCGGAGGCGCACGACCTCGTGACGGACGCCATCGACGACGTGACCGGCGCTCCCGCACAGGAGCGGTTCCCGTTTCGGGCGGGCGACTACTCGTTCGACAACCTGGGGATCACGGGCTTCTTCATGCTGTCCTCGAACATCCCCGCGGCAGTTCGCGACCAGCGAGGCTACCACACGGTCGGCGGGTGCGGGGGCAACTCCGACGCGTGGCACCTCTCGACGGACACCCTCGACAAGGCGGGCCGCGAGGAACTCGTCCGCGACATCTGCGTGTACGCCGTGAGTCTCCTGCGGGTCCTCACCGCCGACGTCCTCCCGTTCGATCACGCACGCAACGCCGCGAAGATTCACTCGACAGTACGGCGGTACGACGACGCCGCCGGAGAACACGTGGACTTCTCGCCGACGCTGCAGGCGCTCGATCGCCTCGGGACGAAGATCGACGAGTTCGAGACCGCCGTGTCCGCCGGCGACGTCCCGCCCACCGTCGCCAATCGGACCATCACGGACCTCTCGCGGGTGCTCACCCGGTTGAACCTCGTCAGAGCGGGGCGGTTCGAGCAGGACCCCGCAGTGTCCAGACAGCCCGTGCCACGCTACGCGCCGGCCGAACAGTTCGACACCGGAGCGCTCGACGCGGACGAACGTCGCTTCTTGACGCG